A portion of the Actomonas aquatica genome contains these proteins:
- a CDS encoding M16 family metallopeptidase: MRTVLLLVSALWLSATHLPAAEISSPTASAWPREAEGILTDPTITWGTLPNGLRYAIKRQPHPVGTASLRMLVLAGSLHENDDERGVAHFVEHMAFNGTRKFRGESLSAELEKAGIRFGPDVTAFTWPSHTIYHLDLPSAAPEKLDLAFSVLREWGSELLFQRREVERERGVLISEFRTRGQNAHALYQNRLNFLYPESLLSRRIVSGTPEEIEKTPRDHLIAFYQRWYRPDNVILVAAGDFAPADIAARIAAHFADWERPADPLPSLELGTIRNQPSTQAKLVVNEEVKSFVAELALVASRDPATADTLTTRRRGLALQLALAALQRRFELIARAQPGTFGNLGVNLNSPTPFNEELVFYAESKPDNWPLLASTLLDEYRRLRIYGFTTEELAAPRDNLLRGNEYATRHGDTEPAVNFAARLASTLLWGNQPTAPAFNYAFASEHLPAITPEECLDALRPFFAEGFPGMQLTSASAAMLTADEVATHINAVITRELSPPTATERIDFPYTDFGPPGEVVTRRHDESLDVHMLEFANGLKLNLKRTTFTADSVFLTVRLDNGGQLAEPRGMHGVAALAQSVLPSGGLNQLPAEQLAGALAGHFVRLSFDINASTMSFNGSADVEELNLLLQLLTAYLTDAAMDDESFATAREGIRSWSATALLDAQRAVGSFSADVFYQEDDRFTLIPPEQLDQLNAQMVRAWISNRLDRAPMEIGLVGDFDLETAIAAVASTLGTLPPAKEPAALDRLPPFNLERGAALRFLPVQSGEPQASLLFAWPVDAVGEARRRRTLEILSHVLGNRVLEDIRENLGATYAPSVSYWTSEVYPEQGYLQASITVAPADVAEAQKHLTKIAQRLAKRGIKREELERAKAPLIDGVDAQLNSNGYWIRHVVSAAQTNPEALQLPHTRLSDLQSISEKEVERLAREVLSTRQFIRILAIPPGTRLE; this comes from the coding sequence ATGCGGACCGTTCTTCTGTTGGTTTCGGCGCTATGGCTTTCCGCGACTCACCTGCCCGCCGCCGAGATTTCCTCCCCCACCGCTTCCGCCTGGCCCCGTGAAGCGGAGGGCATCCTCACCGACCCAACCATCACGTGGGGCACCCTGCCCAACGGGCTGCGTTACGCGATCAAGCGTCAACCGCACCCTGTCGGCACCGCCAGCCTGCGCATGCTCGTGCTCGCCGGCTCCCTCCACGAAAACGACGACGAACGCGGCGTGGCCCACTTTGTCGAGCACATGGCTTTCAACGGCACGCGGAAGTTTCGCGGCGAATCCCTCAGCGCCGAACTCGAAAAAGCCGGCATCCGCTTCGGCCCCGACGTCACCGCCTTCACCTGGCCGTCCCATACCATCTACCATCTCGACCTGCCGTCAGCCGCTCCCGAGAAACTCGACCTCGCCTTCAGCGTCCTGCGCGAATGGGGCAGCGAGCTGCTCTTCCAACGCCGCGAGGTGGAACGCGAACGCGGCGTCCTCATCTCCGAGTTTCGCACCCGCGGCCAGAACGCCCACGCCCTCTACCAGAACCGCCTCAACTTCCTCTACCCCGAGTCGCTGCTCTCCCGCCGCATCGTCTCCGGCACGCCCGAGGAGATCGAGAAGACGCCCCGCGATCACCTCATCGCCTTCTACCAACGTTGGTATCGCCCCGATAACGTCATCCTCGTGGCCGCCGGCGACTTTGCACCGGCCGATATCGCCGCTCGCATCGCAGCTCACTTTGCCGATTGGGAACGCCCCGCCGACCCGCTCCCCTCCCTCGAACTCGGCACGATCCGCAATCAACCGAGCACCCAAGCTAAACTGGTCGTCAACGAAGAGGTGAAGTCCTTCGTGGCCGAGCTTGCCCTCGTCGCCTCCCGCGACCCGGCCACCGCCGATACCCTCACCACCCGCCGCCGCGGCCTCGCCCTGCAACTCGCCCTCGCCGCCCTCCAACGCCGTTTCGAGCTCATCGCCCGCGCCCAGCCCGGCACCTTCGGCAACCTCGGCGTCAACCTCAACAGCCCCACGCCCTTCAACGAGGAGCTCGTGTTCTACGCCGAGAGCAAGCCCGACAACTGGCCGCTACTCGCCAGCACCCTGCTCGACGAATACCGCCGCCTCCGCATCTACGGCTTCACCACCGAGGAACTCGCCGCCCCCCGCGACAATCTCCTGCGAGGAAACGAATACGCCACGCGCCACGGCGACACCGAACCTGCCGTCAATTTCGCCGCGCGCCTCGCCTCCACGCTCCTCTGGGGCAACCAGCCCACCGCCCCAGCCTTTAACTACGCCTTCGCCTCCGAGCACCTCCCCGCCATCACCCCGGAGGAATGTCTCGACGCCCTGCGCCCCTTCTTCGCCGAAGGTTTCCCCGGCATGCAGCTCACCTCCGCCTCCGCCGCCATGCTCACGGCCGACGAGGTTGCGACCCACATCAACGCCGTCATCACCCGCGAACTCTCTCCACCCACCGCCACCGAGCGTATCGACTTTCCGTATACGGATTTCGGCCCGCCCGGCGAGGTCGTGACCCGGCGCCATGACGAGTCCCTCGACGTGCACATGCTGGAGTTTGCCAACGGCCTGAAACTCAACCTCAAGCGCACCACCTTCACCGCCGATTCTGTGTTCCTCACCGTCCGCCTCGACAACGGCGGTCAACTCGCCGAACCCCGCGGGATGCACGGCGTCGCCGCCCTCGCTCAATCGGTCCTGCCCTCCGGTGGACTCAACCAACTGCCCGCCGAACAACTCGCCGGCGCCCTCGCCGGCCACTTCGTGCGCCTGTCCTTCGATATCAACGCCTCGACCATGTCCTTCAACGGCAGCGCCGACGTCGAGGAGCTCAACCTCCTGCTCCAACTCCTCACCGCCTACCTGACCGATGCCGCCATGGACGACGAATCCTTCGCCACCGCGCGCGAAGGAATTCGCAGCTGGTCCGCCACCGCCTTGCTCGACGCCCAGCGCGCCGTCGGATCCTTCAGCGCCGACGTCTTTTACCAGGAGGATGACCGTTTCACCCTCATCCCTCCCGAACAGCTCGATCAGCTCAACGCCCAGATGGTGCGCGCATGGATCAGCAACCGCCTCGACCGCGCGCCCATGGAAATCGGTCTGGTCGGCGACTTCGACCTCGAGACCGCCATCGCCGCCGTCGCCTCGACCCTCGGCACGCTGCCGCCGGCCAAGGAGCCCGCCGCCCTCGACCGTCTGCCGCCCTTCAACCTCGAACGCGGCGCCGCCCTGCGCTTTCTGCCCGTGCAGTCCGGCGAACCCCAGGCCTCCCTGCTCTTCGCCTGGCCCGTCGACGCCGTCGGCGAAGCCCGCCGCCGCCGCACGCTCGAGATCCTCTCCCACGTCCTCGGCAATCGGGTGTTGGAGGACATCCGTGAAAACCTCGGTGCCACCTACGCGCCCTCCGTGAGTTATTGGACCAGTGAGGTGTATCCGGAACAGGGATACCTGCAGGCCAGCATCACCGTGGCCCCCGCCGATGTCGCCGAAGCCCAGAAACATCTCACCAAGATCGCCCAACGCCTGGCCAAACGCGGCATCAAACGGGAGGAGCTGGAACGCGCCAA
- a CDS encoding AlkZ-related protein: MPSKPPRPTVKTREDALAYVQRIGVCTLFSSKGSGLPALWDVVALPAEGGGRTKWGARVEAIWAWKNELPAAYPDDVFYGKIKGGHAVLMSMDHLRDVHYPAAHQPVSACSELAQKLYDIIRVDPTETAELRTLAIERTRCTKSRFETALKQLQITLNIARTNDPDATNDRWVPWSEQYPDIG; encoded by the coding sequence ATGCCGTCCAAGCCGCCCCGCCCCACCGTCAAAACCCGCGAAGACGCGCTCGCCTACGTGCAGCGCATCGGCGTGTGCACCCTCTTCAGCAGCAAAGGCTCCGGCTTGCCCGCGCTCTGGGATGTCGTCGCCCTCCCCGCCGAAGGTGGTGGTCGCACCAAGTGGGGCGCTCGCGTCGAAGCCATCTGGGCGTGGAAAAACGAGCTGCCCGCGGCCTACCCCGACGACGTCTTCTACGGCAAAATCAAAGGCGGCCACGCCGTGCTCATGTCGATGGACCACCTCCGCGACGTGCACTACCCGGCCGCCCACCAGCCCGTGAGCGCCTGCAGCGAACTCGCCCAAAAACTCTACGACATCATCCGCGTCGACCCGACCGAAACCGCCGAACTCCGCACCCTCGCCATCGAACGCACCCGCTGCACGAAGAGCCGTTTCGAGACCGCGCTCAAGCAGCTCCAAATCACCCTCAACATCGCCCGCACCAACGACCCCGACGCGACCAACGACCGCTGGGTCCCCTGGTCCGAACAATACCCCGACATCGGATGA
- a CDS encoding M16 family metallopeptidase: MRSLSLRPFLAAVASCLLPLTALHAAWLPEIEGLPYDPILSSGQLDNGMRYLHAQTTDKNNRVSVRLIVNAGSNHEEDDELGYAHFVEHMAFNGTRNFPADTLRATLARAGVRIGPEVNAFTSPSHTVYQLDLPNDDPATFELALQVMRDWCDGLKIEAREVKREAKVILAEINARGLVAGPFAQERMGFVYPDHPLGERNPAGTPHSVDRARADDLRDFYERWYRPDNVVLAIVADKPSAEIDAAVARHFGSFRARGPLAPQPSAPPAVNPSSPRLHWTQIGPIKSFNFEIIHTRPTPATDSVENFRQSLITQLALQVIQSRLNRQVLFAPSEVERLQIYEASPSPDVAELTLSVSGRPEHWKTLLHTLLTEYRGLRKYGFLPEEVADAREVLLNRITYEESHPSHADVPAYASRLTDAVRYQRVLPADATTHALAREILPTLTPETCREALADYLATGQARYFIYGDLGEAGMSKNLVEALQEGTRLELTPPSVNEDLEFPYTSFGEPAAIVSERTDPATDVEQVHYANGVTFNFKPTSFEQDTVEFIVRLKNGGHLRTDPAQPGVPEVAEAALIAGGLGQLDIAGITRALDGHAAEITFAVTEDALLFTGSTEREQLPLLCRIVAAYLTDPALAENAVSHAVAESIAAADRAFNQAEASLAANFHYALAHEDPRLAAPLEDDLKNILPADLRAWLEPQFAALPIEVSIVGDINSDLARDAVAATFGSLPPRQPLPAPPPFNWLREDQTFHASSYSQRAATAVLWPIPVDGSVRQRRELELLSKCVGERVVERLREDTGLTYSPRIETFFPETDDSVGYLRFSLITQLRYVERAAREIRKVGDQLASRGIDDDLLLQALNPALNSLDAQLRSNRYWLHSVLDGLSEHPEQLTYADSRRTDLESISAQRLSELARQYLDKNQAIELYAGTGEKGKSMF, translated from the coding sequence ATGCGCTCTCTTTCCCTCCGCCCTTTCCTCGCGGCCGTCGCCTCCTGCCTTTTGCCGCTCACCGCCCTCCACGCCGCGTGGCTGCCCGAAATCGAAGGTCTGCCCTACGACCCGATCCTCTCCTCCGGCCAACTCGACAACGGCATGCGCTATCTCCACGCGCAGACGACCGATAAAAACAACCGCGTCAGCGTGCGTCTCATCGTCAACGCCGGCTCCAATCACGAGGAGGACGACGAGCTCGGCTACGCGCACTTCGTGGAACACATGGCGTTCAACGGCACCCGCAACTTCCCCGCCGATACCCTGCGCGCCACCCTCGCCCGCGCTGGCGTGCGCATCGGCCCCGAGGTCAACGCCTTCACCTCGCCTTCCCACACGGTCTACCAACTCGACCTACCCAACGACGACCCCGCCACCTTCGAGCTCGCCCTCCAAGTCATGCGCGACTGGTGCGACGGCCTCAAAATCGAAGCCCGCGAGGTGAAGCGCGAAGCCAAGGTCATCCTCGCCGAGATCAATGCCCGCGGCCTCGTCGCCGGCCCTTTCGCCCAGGAGCGTATGGGTTTCGTCTACCCGGACCATCCGCTCGGTGAACGTAACCCCGCCGGCACCCCGCACAGCGTCGACCGCGCCCGCGCCGACGACCTGCGCGACTTCTACGAGCGCTGGTATCGCCCCGACAATGTCGTGCTCGCCATCGTGGCCGACAAACCCTCCGCCGAGATCGATGCCGCTGTCGCCCGCCACTTCGGCAGCTTTCGCGCCCGCGGTCCGCTCGCCCCGCAACCCTCCGCGCCCCCCGCTGTCAACCCGTCCTCCCCGCGCCTGCACTGGACCCAGATCGGCCCCATCAAGTCCTTCAACTTCGAGATCATCCACACCCGCCCCACGCCCGCCACCGACTCGGTCGAAAACTTCCGCCAAAGCCTCATCACTCAACTCGCCCTCCAAGTCATCCAGTCGCGCCTCAACCGCCAGGTGCTTTTCGCGCCCTCCGAGGTCGAACGTCTCCAAATCTACGAGGCCTCGCCGTCCCCCGACGTTGCCGAGCTCACCCTTTCCGTCAGCGGTCGCCCCGAGCATTGGAAAACCCTCCTCCACACCCTGCTCACCGAATACCGCGGCCTGCGCAAATACGGCTTCCTCCCCGAGGAGGTCGCAGACGCCCGCGAGGTGTTGCTCAACCGCATCACCTACGAGGAGAGCCATCCGTCGCACGCCGACGTGCCCGCCTACGCGTCCCGCCTCACCGACGCCGTGCGTTACCAACGTGTGCTTCCGGCCGATGCCACCACCCACGCCCTCGCCCGCGAGATCCTGCCCACGCTCACGCCGGAAACCTGTCGCGAAGCCTTGGCCGACTACCTCGCCACCGGCCAGGCCCGCTACTTCATCTACGGCGACCTCGGCGAAGCCGGCATGAGCAAAAACCTCGTCGAAGCCCTCCAAGAGGGCACCCGCCTCGAGCTCACCCCGCCGTCCGTCAACGAGGACCTCGAGTTCCCCTACACCTCCTTCGGCGAGCCCGCCGCCATCGTCTCCGAGCGCACCGATCCCGCCACCGACGTGGAACAGGTCCACTACGCCAACGGCGTGACCTTCAACTTCAAACCGACCTCCTTCGAGCAGGACACCGTCGAGTTCATCGTGCGCCTCAAGAACGGCGGCCACCTGCGCACCGATCCCGCCCAGCCCGGCGTGCCCGAGGTGGCGGAAGCCGCCCTCATCGCCGGCGGACTCGGCCAACTCGACATCGCCGGCATCACCCGTGCCCTCGATGGCCACGCCGCCGAGATCACCTTCGCCGTCACCGAGGACGCCCTCCTCTTCACCGGCTCCACCGAACGCGAACAACTCCCCCTCCTCTGCCGCATCGTTGCCGCCTACCTGACCGATCCTGCCCTCGCCGAAAACGCCGTCAGCCACGCCGTGGCCGAAAGCATCGCCGCCGCCGATCGCGCCTTCAACCAGGCCGAGGCCTCCCTCGCCGCCAACTTCCACTACGCCCTCGCGCATGAAGATCCGCGCCTCGCCGCTCCCCTCGAAGATGACCTGAAAAACATCCTGCCCGCCGACCTCCGTGCCTGGCTCGAACCCCAGTTCGCCGCCCTCCCCATCGAGGTTTCCATCGTCGGCGACATCAACTCCGACCTCGCCCGCGATGCCGTCGCCGCGACCTTCGGTTCCCTGCCGCCACGCCAGCCCCTGCCCGCGCCCCCCCCGTTCAACTGGCTGCGCGAGGACCAGACTTTCCACGCCTCGTCCTACAGCCAACGCGCCGCCACCGCCGTGCTTTGGCCCATCCCGGTCGACGGCTCCGTGCGCCAACGTCGCGAGTTGGAACTGCTCTCCAAGTGCGTCGGCGAACGGGTCGTCGAGCGCCTCCGCGAAGACACCGGCCTCACCTACTCGCCGCGCATCGAAACCTTCTTCCCGGAGACGGACGACTCGGTGGGCTACCTCCGTTTCTCGCTCATCACCCAACTGCGCTACGTCGAACGCGCCGCCCGCGAAATCCGCAAGGTGGGCGACCAACTCGCGAGCCGCGGCATCGACGATGACCTCCTGCTGCAAGCCCTCAACCCCGCGCTCAACAGCCTCGACGCCCAACTGCGCAGCAACCGCTATTGGCTGCACAGCGTGCTCGACGGATTGTCGGAACACCCCGAACAACTCACTTACGCCGACAGTCGTCGCACCGATCTGGAGTCGATCAGCGCCCAGCGCCTAAGCGAACTCGCCCGCCAATACCTCGACAAAAACCAAGCCATCGAGCTCTACGCCGGCACCGGCGAAAAAGGCAAAAGCATGTTCTGA
- a CDS encoding Bax inhibitor-1/YccA family protein, giving the protein MQSQPGNPFVVAQAPAEQRAAFIRETYFTLAGAIFAFVALEAVFIGSSWAPDVVRLMTGGQYSWLIVLGAFMGVSWLADAWARSNVSQALQYVGLGLFVAAEAFLFLPLLYIASNFSSPDVIPMAAIITGLLFAGLTATAFMTRKDFSFMRGILAIGGFVALGVIVCSMLFGFQLGLLFSAVMVLFAGGSILYTTSNIIHHYRTDQPVAAALALFSSVMLLFWYVLRILMAARR; this is encoded by the coding sequence ATGCAAAGCCAACCCGGCAATCCCTTCGTCGTCGCCCAGGCCCCCGCCGAGCAGCGCGCCGCCTTCATTCGCGAAACCTACTTCACCCTCGCGGGTGCCATCTTCGCCTTCGTGGCCTTGGAAGCCGTCTTCATCGGCTCCTCCTGGGCACCCGACGTCGTCCGCCTCATGACCGGCGGCCAATACAGTTGGCTCATCGTGCTCGGCGCCTTCATGGGCGTCTCATGGCTCGCCGACGCCTGGGCACGCTCCAATGTGTCGCAGGCCCTGCAATACGTCGGCCTCGGGCTCTTCGTCGCTGCCGAAGCCTTCCTCTTTTTGCCGCTGCTCTACATCGCGTCCAACTTCAGTTCGCCCGATGTCATTCCGATGGCCGCCATCATCACCGGCCTGCTCTTCGCCGGCCTCACCGCCACGGCCTTCATGACCCGCAAGGACTTCTCCTTCATGCGCGGCATCCTCGCCATCGGCGGTTTCGTCGCGCTCGGCGTCATCGTCTGCAGCATGCTCTTTGGCTTCCAACTCGGCCTCCTCTTCTCGGCCGTCATGGTGCTCTTTGCCGGTGGTTCGATCCTCTACACGACTTCGAACATCATCCACCACTACCGCACCGACCAACCCGTCGCCGCGGCCCTCGCGCTGTTCTCCAGCGTCATGCTGCTCTTCTGGTATGTGCTGCGCATTCTGATGGCCGCCCGCCGCTGA
- a CDS encoding DUF6268 family outer membrane beta-barrel protein yields MKTSSLRRFLSAAFATISAGAVSISAQGGPPLAAGDQEWQLLTSGIFRSSSDVDAGGDVSSNDYRIQLGGRYGLEGGRTLGASLEYQLFDYDFSTPGGWSEIERLDLGLSYSHPLSRTSSLFASPSVGFAAESGGLDSDSLTYGGIFGYSRQVDSTLTLGIGAGVFFGLEDTSGFPVVLVRWQINDDWRLGNPFRPGPAGPAGLELVYTGFESWELGFGASYRSERFKLDDGNPATASYGEDKGVATFLRASRPLGPGSHLNLYLGTIVGGELTWDDASGHTLARSDYDPSFLAALAFTASF; encoded by the coding sequence ATGAAAACCTCCTCCCTTCGTCGTTTCCTTTCTGCCGCCTTCGCCACTATCAGCGCCGGAGCCGTCTCGATATCGGCCCAAGGCGGCCCGCCCCTCGCCGCCGGTGATCAGGAATGGCAACTCCTCACCTCGGGCATTTTCCGCAGCAGCTCCGACGTCGACGCCGGCGGTGACGTCTCCAGCAACGACTATCGCATTCAGCTCGGCGGCCGTTACGGCCTCGAGGGCGGCCGCACCCTCGGCGCCAGCCTCGAGTATCAACTTTTCGACTACGACTTCAGCACGCCCGGCGGCTGGTCTGAAATCGAGCGCCTCGATCTGGGCCTCAGCTACTCCCATCCGCTTTCCCGCACGTCGTCCCTCTTCGCCTCGCCCTCCGTCGGTTTCGCCGCCGAGTCCGGTGGCCTCGACAGCGACAGCCTCACCTACGGCGGCATCTTCGGCTACTCCCGCCAAGTCGACTCCACCCTCACCCTCGGCATCGGTGCCGGCGTCTTCTTCGGTCTCGAAGACACCAGCGGTTTTCCCGTCGTGCTCGTGCGCTGGCAGATCAACGACGACTGGCGCCTCGGCAATCCCTTCCGCCCCGGCCCCGCCGGTCCCGCCGGCCTCGAGCTCGTTTACACCGGATTCGAATCCTGGGAACTGGGCTTCGGCGCCAGCTACCGCTCCGAACGCTTCAAACTCGACGACGGCAATCCCGCCACGGCCAGCTATGGCGAGGACAAGGGCGTCGCCACCTTCCTCCGCGCCTCCCGCCCGCTCGGTCCGGGCAGCCACCTCAATCTCTACCTCGGCACCATCGTCGGCGGCGAGCTGACTTGGGACGACGCCAGCGGCCACACCCTCGCCCGCAGCGACTACGATCCGTCCTTCCTCGCCGCCCTCGCCTTCACGGCGAGCTTCTGA
- a CDS encoding cupin domain-containing protein gives MPSSAETSAESIITALGLQPLDQEGGYFRRTAEAGLWVKPAEQIGGGDGDGDEARRAYSVIYALFTPEGFSAMHRLSNDEIWCWHAGDPLESLRLHADGSGEWVRLGANFAAGERPQDVVLAGVWQGTRLVPGGRWALVSCVLAPEFDWGDFELGERAELTAAYPNFGDGVTALTREEAPAGAR, from the coding sequence ATGCCGTCATCCGCTGAAACGTCTGCCGAGAGTATCATCACCGCACTGGGGCTGCAGCCGCTGGATCAGGAGGGCGGGTATTTCCGCCGCACCGCCGAAGCGGGCCTGTGGGTGAAGCCGGCGGAGCAGATTGGAGGAGGCGACGGCGATGGGGACGAAGCGCGGCGGGCCTATTCGGTCATCTATGCGCTGTTCACGCCGGAGGGGTTTTCGGCGATGCACCGTTTGAGCAACGACGAGATCTGGTGCTGGCACGCCGGAGATCCGCTGGAGTCGCTGCGGCTGCACGCGGATGGCAGCGGCGAATGGGTGCGGCTGGGCGCCAATTTCGCGGCGGGCGAACGGCCGCAGGACGTGGTATTGGCCGGCGTGTGGCAGGGCACGCGGTTGGTGCCGGGGGGGCGCTGGGCGCTGGTGTCGTGTGTGCTCGCGCCGGAGTTTGATTGGGGCGATTTTGAGCTCGGCGAGCGGGCGGAGCTGACGGCGGCGTATCCGAATTTCGGTGACGGCGTGACGGCGTTGACGCGGGAGGAGGCGCCGGCGGGGGCGCGGTGA
- a CDS encoding DEAD/DEAH box helicase has product MSAFQDLGLNPDLLAAVERAGYTTPTPVQARAIPVVLEGRNLVASAQTGTGKTAAFVLPILQRLRRHRPGAAPRALILEPTRELAVQVEEVIQDLGRDHDLTATVLHGGVGLGRQRDALAAGSDIVISTTGRLLDLLERKLIDLSGIEVLVLDEVDRMLDMGFIPDIKTIVPHCPRRRQTLFFSATLPKAIERVAKFAVHNPARIVVGRDQVVTNTVSHSLFPVLPDQKFDLLLALLGRIDYESALIFTRTKQGANEVVRQLKATKLKVTVLHSDRSQGQRNTSLRGFKDGTYPLLVATDIAARGLDISGVSHVINYDVPNNSQDYVHRIGRTGRAMNEGDAFTLATPADRGAVHEIERFIGERIQQISLPGFTYQGGGPPRVDTRVPVRKPSRKPAPKKAAPPAPRKGKAPPPKPKAKGRTAKPTRRRR; this is encoded by the coding sequence ATGTCCGCCTTTCAGGATCTCGGCCTCAACCCCGACCTCCTCGCTGCCGTCGAGCGGGCCGGCTACACCACGCCCACCCCCGTTCAGGCCCGCGCCATCCCGGTCGTGCTCGAAGGGCGCAACCTCGTAGCCTCCGCCCAAACCGGCACCGGCAAAACCGCCGCCTTCGTGTTGCCCATCCTGCAACGTCTGCGTCGCCATCGCCCCGGCGCCGCGCCCCGCGCCCTCATCCTCGAGCCGACCCGCGAGCTCGCCGTGCAGGTCGAGGAGGTCATCCAGGATCTCGGCCGCGACCACGACCTCACCGCCACCGTGCTCCACGGCGGCGTCGGTCTGGGTCGCCAACGCGACGCCCTCGCCGCCGGTTCGGACATCGTCATCTCCACCACCGGCCGCCTGCTCGATCTGCTCGAACGCAAGCTCATCGACCTCTCCGGCATCGAGGTCCTCGTGCTCGATGAAGTCGATCGCATGCTGGACATGGGTTTCATCCCCGACATCAAAACCATCGTCCCGCACTGCCCGCGCCGCCGCCAGACGCTCTTCTTTTCCGCCACACTGCCCAAGGCCATCGAGCGCGTCGCCAAGTTTGCCGTGCACAACCCGGCCCGCATCGTCGTCGGCCGCGATCAAGTCGTCACCAACACCGTCAGCCACTCGCTCTTCCCGGTATTGCCCGACCAGAAGTTCGACCTGCTCCTCGCCCTCCTCGGGCGCATCGACTACGAAAGCGCGCTCATCTTCACCCGCACCAAACAAGGGGCCAACGAGGTCGTGCGCCAACTCAAGGCGACCAAACTCAAAGTCACCGTGCTACACTCCGACCGTTCCCAGGGACAGCGCAACACCTCCCTGCGCGGCTTCAAAGACGGCACCTACCCGCTGCTCGTGGCGACCGACATCGCCGCCCGCGGACTCGATATCTCCGGCGTGTCCCACGTCATCAACTACGACGTGCCAAACAACTCGCAGGACTACGTGCACCGCATCGGTCGCACCGGCCGCGCCATGAATGAGGGCGACGCCTTCACCCTCGCCACCCCCGCCGACCGCGGCGCCGTCCACGAGATCGAACGCTTCATCGGCGAACGCATCCAGCAGATCAGCCTGCCCGGCTTCACCTACCAAGGCGGCGGTCCACCCCGCGTCGACACCCGCGTCCCGGTCCGCAAACCCAGCCGCAAACCCGCGCCCAAAAAAGCCGCGCCGCCGGCGCCCCGCAAAGGCAAAGCCCCGCCCCCCAAGCCCAAAGCCAAAGGACGCACGGCAAAGCCCACCCGCCGCCGCCGTTAG
- a CDS encoding DEAD/DEAH box helicase — protein MPFKQLGLQSNLVEGVLAMGYGDPTPIQLRAIPIVLEGRDLIGSAQTGTGKTAAFALPVLQRLDRHRSRGPRVLVLEPTRELAAQVETSFRDLGRFTDLTATVLHGGVGYGKQRQALRQGTDIVIATTGRLMDFVQEKAIDLSGIEVLILDEVDRMLDMGFIRDVRRIVELCPKSRQTLFFSATVPPEIEEVARFALNNPERVVIGRTRSVNDSVKHAIFPVAYEQKFELLYALLEREDYQSVIIFSRTKHGADRIARKLKSSPHSVAVLHANRSQNQRTAALEGFKNGRYEVMVATDIAARGIDVSGVSHVINYDVPENPEDYVHRIGRTGRAMTVGDAYMLACPDEQGDVHDIERFIGARIPQLTLEGFDYIGGQQPTLDTSRPFKNPRRSKGGGGGGGGGNRQQRPQQNRPQGGRGQQGGGGKSSPSRPKSKSSGPKPAGAPSPSGQPANPRRRSRLRR, from the coding sequence ATGCCATTCAAACAACTCGGTCTTCAATCCAACCTCGTCGAGGGCGTCCTCGCCATGGGTTACGGCGATCCCACGCCCATCCAGCTGCGCGCCATTCCGATCGTGCTGGAGGGCCGTGACCTCATCGGCTCCGCCCAAACCGGCACCGGCAAAACCGCCGCCTTCGCCCTGCCCGTGCTCCAGCGCCTCGACCGCCACCGCAGCCGCGGCCCGCGCGTCCTCGTGCTCGAGCCCACTCGCGAACTCGCCGCCCAGGTCGAAACCTCTTTCCGCGATCTCGGCCGCTTCACCGACCTCACCGCCACCGTGCTCCACGGCGGCGTCGGCTACGGCAAACAACGCCAGGCCCTGCGCCAGGGCACCGATATCGTCATCGCCACCACCGGCCGCCTCATGGACTTCGTGCAGGAGAAGGCCATCGATCTGAGCGGCATCGAGGTGCTCATCCTTGACGAGGTCGACCGCATGCTCGACATGGGCTTCATCCGCGACGTCCGACGCATCGTCGAGCTCTGCCCCAAGTCCCGCCAGACCCTCTTCTTCTCCGCCACCGTCCCGCCGGAAATCGAGGAGGTCGCCCGCTTCGCCCTCAACAACCCCGAGCGCGTCGTCATCGGCCGCACCCGCTCCGTCAACGACTCCGTCAAACACGCCATCTTCCCCGTCGCCTACGAGCAAAAGTTCGAACTGCTCTACGCCCTGCTCGAACGCGAGGACTACCAAAGCGTCATCATCTTCTCGCGCACGAAACACGGCGCCGACCGCATCGCCCGCAAACTCAAATCGTCCCCGCACTCCGTCGCCGTCCTTCACGCCAACCGCTCGCAAAACCAACGCACCGCCGCGCTCGAGGGCTTCAAGAACGGACGTTACGAGGTGATGGTCGCCACCGACATCGCCGCCCGCGGCATCGACGTTTCCGGCGTGTCCCATGTCATCAACTATGACGTGCCCGAAAACCCCGAGGACTACGTGCATCGCATCGGCCGCACCGGCCGAGCCATGACCGTCGGCGACGCCTACATGCTCGCCTGCCCCGACGAACAGGGCGACGTCCACGACATCGAACGTTTCATCGGCGCCCGCATCCCGCAGCTCACGCTCGAGGGCTTCGACTACATCGGCGGCCAACAACCCACCCTCGACACCTCCCGCCCGTTCAAGAACCCGCGCCGCTCCAAAGGCGGCGGCGGCGGTGGTGGTGGCGGCAACCGCCAACAGCGCCCGCAACAAAACCGTCCCCAAGGCGGCCGCGGCCAGCAAGGCGGCGGCGGAAAGTCGTCGCCCTCTCGTCCGAAATCCAAATCCTCCGGACCCAAACCCGCCGGCGCGCCCTCCCCCTCAGGCCAACCCGCCAACCCGCGCCGCCGCTCCCGCCTCCGCCGCTAA